In a single window of the Ruminococcus albus 7 = DSM 20455 genome:
- a CDS encoding peptidylprolyl isomerase — MVRIEMENGKEILIELYPETAPITVANFEKLVKQGFYDGLIFHRVIKGFMIQGGDPEGTGMGGSDEKIKGEFARNGVKNDLRHTRGVISMARSMMPNSASSQFFIMHQDAPHLDGDYAAFGKVVKGIEVVDEIADAKVDFNDKPLEPQVMKKVTIVD; from the coding sequence ATGGTAAGAATAGAAATGGAAAACGGTAAGGAGATACTTATCGAACTTTATCCCGAAACAGCACCTATCACGGTGGCGAATTTTGAAAAACTGGTAAAGCAGGGCTTTTATGACGGTCTGATATTCCACAGAGTCATCAAGGGCTTTATGATACAGGGCGGTGACCCCGAAGGTACCGGCATGGGCGGTTCTGATGAAAAGATCAAGGGTGAATTTGCAAGAAACGGTGTCAAGAACGATCTCAGACATACCAGAGGTGTTATATCTATGGCGAGATCCATGATGCCCAACTCCGCAAGCTCCCAGTTCTTTATTATGCATCAGGATGCACCTCATCTTGACGGTGACTATGCAGCATTCGGCAAGGTAGTAAAGGGTATCGAAGTAGTTGATGAGATCGCTGACGCAAAGGTAGATTTCAATGATAAGCCCCTGGAGCCACAGGTAATGAAGAAAGTCACCATCGTTGACTGA